Proteins co-encoded in one Candidatus Poribacteria bacterium genomic window:
- a CDS encoding HNH endonuclease signature motif containing protein: MNQNASPRIRRRESPPVMRGRTGYRNAEPYLRRDFEFRCAYCGVHEQTKGGPQAFCIDHFKPRSRGGSVNDYTNLYWVCIPCNMIKHNRWPTDEQLRRGYRFADPCREQDVGVHFTESDDGLLQPLTPCGEYHIATLRLNRSWLQQHRRDRTQKWTRFNDAYQLQIELERTIETRPADDATRMMRRLLSFLSQEISALRSELTVAIPMWDLKNLSNNDSERT, encoded by the coding sequence GTGAATCAAAATGCCTCTCCTCGTATTCGCCGACGAGAATCACCCCCTGTGATGCGAGGTAGGACAGGATATCGAAACGCTGAGCCGTATCTGCGCAGAGACTTCGAGTTCCGTTGTGCCTATTGCGGTGTTCATGAACAAACAAAAGGCGGTCCCCAAGCCTTTTGTATTGACCATTTCAAACCACGAAGTAGAGGCGGATCTGTCAATGACTATACCAATCTATATTGGGTCTGCATCCCATGCAATATGATAAAACATAACAGATGGCCGACAGATGAACAACTGCGACGTGGGTATCGCTTTGCTGATCCGTGTCGTGAACAAGATGTGGGTGTTCATTTCACTGAGTCCGACGACGGTTTACTGCAGCCTCTTACACCTTGCGGTGAATACCATATTGCCACGCTCCGTCTCAATCGTTCATGGCTGCAGCAACACCGTCGTGATCGGACTCAGAAGTGGACGCGATTCAATGACGCGTATCAATTACAGATAGAACTTGAAAGAACCATTGAGACACGACCCGCAGACGATGCGACTCGAATGATGCGACGTTTACTTTCTTTCCTGTCCCAAGAGATCAGTGCTTTACGAAGCGAACTAACAGTGGCTATCCCGATGTGGGATCTAAAGAACCTGTCCAATAATGATTCAGAGCGCACTTGA